The genome window GTCAAACTCCAGACTCTATCGAGCAACCTCCAGAGAGTGTTGCTTGGGAAGGTGATGTGTACTCCCAAGTAATGGGCCCTGAAAGGAATGGTCGAATGTGTGGGGTAGGACTTGGTCCAACTGTAACAAGTTTATGGAGGTCATCAGCATTTGAACAAGGAGAAACTTCAAATTGCAATGCAGCAACTGATGAAACTATCCAAAAATTAAAGGATGAAATGAAATTGATGGAACAAAGACATGCTGATGAAATGAACAATATGAAATCTGAACTTAAATTTTTCAGAGCATGTATGAGTAAGATATTTCCTTCTGAATTTGGAACTTCTGGATCTAATGGAGCATCCAATAGAGAGGTAAATTGTTCTTTTATGGAGCTTGGTATATTAGTTTTTAAGTAACATGCATCTGTATATGTgacaaaattatatctattgcTTTTATGTTAGGTTCCTGATGCATCCAGTCCTCTTGATAAAGAATGAGGTAAGAATATAGTTGGGTGGTATTTTCTTAAATATTGTCCTTTATTATTGAAGAATTTAAGATATTATTAACTCTATTAGGATTGACAAGTATACCACGTTGCTATTGATTTTAGTAGTGCTTGGAGAGACTGTATTTTTCTTAGTTAATACATGGATGTTTGTGCTATAAATTTTGGATGTGTGGTGCATTGGCACCATGTTCGCAGGGTTTGGACTTTGGTACTTTGGGCATGGTTAAAAATTCAAGGTatgcatttttgtgctattacaTATTTTGCAGGGTACTAGATTTGTGGGCATGGTTATGGTTTTATTTGAGGTTTGCATTTTGTGCTATTACATATTTTGTAGGGTTTGGATTTGTGGGCATGGTTATGGTTTTGTAATCAcatatttttgtgttattttcagGTCAGATTAAAAATGATAACTTTCAGTTGTGAAGACTTTGCAACAATGTTTTGTGTTCTATTTGGGATGCTTCGGAGAAGATATTTATTATGAGACTAAGCACCAGTGAAAATGAttctattttgaattttctttataaTATTTGGCTACTCAATGTTAAGAGTTATTTTGTAAGTTTTACCTTTTATGATGTCATGAATTAAAAAATTACCTTTTATTTTACATAGAATTGATTCCTTTCATAGCATGCAAACCAGACTcaaatttaatgattttttagTGGTGATTAAAATGGTCATTAAAGATCTCTTATATCAACTATGCAATTAGTCCTGCTACAAATTCAACAGCAAATGTTGCCTGAAGCAAATGTCGGTAAATGGTTGTACTTTTAACGACAATTTCAATAGTCAGTAAAGCTCATAACCACACATAGAATGAACCAACATTTGGTGGCAATAAAAAATGCCAGAAAAGGTTCAAGTTTTAACGACAATTGCAATAGTCGGTAAAACTCTTGAATACATGTAGAATTCAGTCGACATTTGGTGGCAATTGCAAATGCTGGGAAATGGTTTAACTTATGCTGGCGATTCCAAAGGTTTTTACCAGCAATCAAATGAATCGCTGGTAGAACCTTTACCGACGAAGCCTTCACCGACAAAAGATTATTCGCCGGTAAAACTTTTCACGGCTATTACAATTGccgtaaaagaacaaaataaacgCCAGTAAAAATCTATTCTGGTGTAGTGTGAGCAATTAGAACAATAAGTTTCCAAGAGACTTGTTCACAATTTCAGTCTGACCATTGATATGCACATATTTGATCCCACTTTTGTGTATATTTCTATATTCGATCTTGGtatttttgatggaattgggTTGATAGTACATGAATTCATCATGTTTTTATTGTAGGAGAGCCCGCGAGAAATTATGAAGTGGAAATCGCTTCAGAAAGGAGTGAATTGGAATTGAGTTTCATATAGGACCTTTTAGGCACAAATGACCGCTCAAGCGGCCTAGTATTCCTCTCAAGCACCCCAGAGAGATCGAGCGGAGCAAAATAGAGCTGCGGGACCAAAAACTGATTTTTCCACCGCTCAAGTGGTCATTTCTGCTCAAGCGGAACTCGACGGACCAATTTTCTGAATTTACTTGGAATTAGGTTTCTTGGTGCTAAAAGATTATTGTAAAAGGGGGGCCACGAGTTTAGGGTtgaactcactcttttcctggGTTTTCAAGCAACAAAACTCCTTCTCTACAAGCTTTTGCAAGGATCCAAAGAATCAAGACTTCCTATCCAACAAAAATTTCATCAATTCAAGGGGgttttttcatcttctttctaTGAATTctatttttgattttctttttgtccctTGGATGATGGGTTGTAACTAAACTTCTTTGCTAAGGCTTGATGTAGCTTGGCATGAATATTGTAAGTATTTCAATTTagtgaatgcataattttggttcaatgattcttatctttaattttcatgcttatagtatattgtttgtttgattgcctgatcaccaattgaatgctcaattaagctCATCTAGCTATGACTAAGGaatgaaccgaattcacgtgtgtTAGTGGAATCGGAATTAAAGAGATCAATTGTTggctgccatgaacaaggtttaggggattgattggtttctatagttctttagatcgtaatgagttattagccttgggttaacgaCTACGAACcaaacaggattaatccattgttaataatatttgttggcaccgcaaATGAACGAAGCatcatatttaagaaagaatcaacccttgaatcagaatcataattgtgtgtttgttaattgaattcttgtgataggattactaagtgaaatcattgtcctagtgttcttctcatattgatattCCAAAAATGTGAATTTCATTCCTTGTTAGTTAGTTTAAATACATCATTCACGTCTCACTCTTCTTAAATTTTCATTCGCATAataagttaggtacattaattagattaactagtctctgtGAGATTGACCTTGTACTTACATACACTGTGCTATTCGTAAACTCTTGTGCCCTTGcgagaatttattacatcaaccATTTGTTTGAGTATGGTAGGCACTGCTAAAATCAAGTTTAGTACTGGACAACCTCCATAAAATCCGCCAAAAATACCGCTTGTGTGGATAATTCCCTTGATATAATGTTGGTGTTGCAtgtcttttgcttttcttaTCAGTGTCGGCAACTTATTCTCTCCATTTGGACTATGCTTCTACTACTTTTTCAACTAAACACCATTTTTGAAGTAGTGCATTTGCgaaccaagaaaacaaaatgggTAATCTTGAACAGGGTATCTTTCGGTCATTTGTGATCCCTTTTCATTGATTATATTCATGTTGAATAAGTGAGTATTTAGGTTTCCCTTCGGCATAAGTGAGGGTAGGGGTGCACATGGGTCAGGTTGGGTCGGGTTTGGAGAGAGACCTCATCCGATCCACATAGGTTCGAGTGAGGGTTCCTTCAACCCTTAACCGACCTCATTTTAGATTAGGTTGGGTCGGGTTTGAAACCATAGACCAAGCAATTAATTTAAGTTAATGAATTGAGGATTAGAATAGAAAACTAAGGATTAAAGAATTAaggattaatataaaattttcatattacaTTTAATAGCTTAGGGTTGTGACTAATATAGATAGGACATAGTATAACATgtaatatattcatatattaCTATATTTATATAAGTATAAACTATGTCATTTAATCCTAAATGGGGTTGGGTCGGGTAAAAACAGGTTAAAGACCCTCACCCGACCCATTTTAAGTATGGGTTAGATATATATGATCCATATCCGACCCTCGTTCACATGGATTAGGGTCGAGTTTCGCGAGTTCGGTCGGGTTTTAAATGAGTTTTGCATACCCCTAGGTGAGGGTTTAATTGATATGGAAGTGCCGCCCTCAtcttcttgcttttttttttaataaaaaaaagtgtaaaacGTGAGTTGTCAACtagtctctttttttctttttaaaagtcgagacatttgaaattttgaaaaagtaaTGTCTATAATTTTGACAAATTTAAGCTTTACCATTTTATTACTCCATCATGATATGACCTAACAGCTTATgcgtgtctatatatatatatatatatatatagaggctaTAGTACGCACACCCGCACTTGTTAATCCAGcagtttatttatttgatgatAACAAAGTTTCTATTGTTACGATAGTATCCTAAGAAATTACAAACCGAACCCTAAGGAAAGGAGACACTCGTactcaagaaacaaaaaaaaatcaaacaatcacAAGAAAATACCAGGGTGACGACACTTTTGATTGGCTATATTCGTGTTGAATAAGTGAGAACTTCAATATTATGATACTAAGGCTACTATTAATATTACTAGTATTGTGCCCGTGCGATATGCTGGTGAGGTCATTCTTTCTAAATGTTAGTgagtgagaagaaaattgtttttttcccttcttttttgaTTCATGAACGTAGAATTAATTTATTCTAAAATCATATCTCACCCGTTCTTCAAAAAATGTTTCTCATGTTAATGTACTTGAATAATCTACCAAAATctagtgtattttttttctttgactaCATGAAGCATTTAGGAAAAGTTCTACCAAGTTGTTACAACTACCCAAAAACCCTCATACTTATGGATTTCATTTGAATGAGTAGTGCAAAGAGATTAGGGCAATACGACAGAACACATAAAGCACAGAATTGAAAAGAGAGCACTTACTATATTTCTAAAATGAATCAACAAAAATGACTGAAAATTCAACACTTTAAGTCAACTCCACGAGAAATTCCACAACCTTCAACATTCACTACCCCACATTCAGGAAAACGGCCGGGGAACCAGCATGCAAAGACTTCTGTAATTTGTATGGATAAGTAAGAAGCATAGGACAATCTAGCACGGTTTGTCGGTTTAGAACCAGCACACGAATCCACTGTCCGCACACCACCTTAATCAAACACGTCATATTTCCGTTTTGAAGAATCAACACTGCCTAAAAAAAAACAGTTAATGATGAAAGGGAGATCACATATTTGGTTCATAGTGATGAGACTCCTAGATCTAAAGGAGATCAGTCTCTCTTGATGAAGGGGAAGCCAAGATCCTTGATTCATAATCATGGTGTTGTTAGTTTGATGTTTTGTCTTAGTCTGTGTAATTCGGTGTCGTTTTACGATGTCTGGTGTAATATGTTGTCTTCAAGAAATGTTCAGAGATATCTagtattttgtatataaatcTCATCTTGTTGTGATATAATACATCTTTATGGTGACTCGAGTGTCTTAATGACTCAAATTCTCTTTCTCATTGGATAAATGAATACAATCCGCTCTATGACCttcttcaaaatataaaaagttcacgtttatatatatatatatgatattgaGATGTATAATAGAGATACTTATGCGATTGTTATTGAATGGAAAATCTATAAATTATCAAATTCCCCATTTTGTGACCCCAAAAAACCTTAaatttatgtgacattaaaataatcattgattaaaagaACATATGTAGGTTTCACTTCACATTCAATTCTCCACATAAGATAGagtttttttgaaataactttttagggtctcaaacattattctaatttgggtctcaagcattatttcAAGTAGTAATATTTGAAtaagtaaaacaaaaaaatctatTAAGAGATAACAATCTGAGTAGTCTCAGAAAAGCATTCCGTGTGATCCAAAAAGTCTATGGATTCCCTCTTGGTCTTTCATGGCAGGCAAAATCATTAAGTGCGTTGAATACGGTAACAGAAGACTTGTATTAGTGTGTGTTTTCCTCGCCCTTTAAACATAAGTTGTACCCGTTTGTCAGTGTGTTTGCATTACGTTtagatgcacctcacctcacagcatcatAGTTTTTTATGACACAACAAACATTTTTTGTCAGTAGAACTCATCTCACAATATTACAACTTTTTACCTTGCAGCACCTcatctcacctcacaacactcccaaaaacttacaatatatgttagattgtctcacgtaatcaaattaggtcaattattttattttagattaatgtacaatgtaaacgttaagtgattttatattaatattattagtcatctaatataaccgtaatttagatacgtcaaacgcaactcacagcaccgcaccacaattttaaaagtgatgcgccaaataACTTCGCATTTGAACTAACCTCACATCACCACATTTTTAGACCTCACAGCAGTTCACAGCACGCCTAAACAGACATAATTTTACttgtcattttttatattttgagatgtcccaaaactagtgtcatttttcttcattaattaataattttattattgtgtttcaaaattacccttgttACTTTAATTACTCTTGATACAAGGGAAAAAAAGTACCCCCATAAATAAGGGTAGATTTGAAATAACATGattattttgtgtagttgaattgcattaaatggTTTCCCCTtaaaaagtttgattttcaaaggatgacaAGCAAATTGGGACAGAGGGAGTATTTACTTTTTATTCCGCGTAAATATTCAGATATTTTTGGTTAGCTCCTATCCGATATATGCATTTTTAGACGGGTGTTTAAAGTGTGTTTTGATTGAGGAAttggaagagaatggaaggaataatatttttctctctcccatgtttggagtagataaaaaaaaaggaaggaaataaaattagttaaatttactaatttatccttatttttatgttagagACTTAGAGTCTCATGTTACAAgaataaaataggtttttaacatataaataacttaattagtcatcatttccctccaaatgactccgttttgggaggaagaattttgacaaaaacttaatgaaatattccctccaattcccttcaaatccctccccttaattttttataaactatctaAACAAGGGAATcgaaaagaaaattcatttctttttctcttctcttcctctaaATCCCTCAATCTAAACACTACTCTACTCTGGATCCTAATTTTATATCTTTCTTGATATTGTCAAACCATACTCTCAGCTCTCATACCATATTAAAAGGGAAAACTCTTTGAAATCAATTACAATCATACTCGTCAATTAGCCTAATGTAACCATATCTTCTGTATCTTTGTTGGGCTCTTGTGTGGGCTTGTTGGTGGAGCTGAGAGTATGGTTTGACAGATATTTTGGGGAATCTAAGCATAACTCTCTTTGAATGGGTGCCTGGGCTTCTTCCTTCCTCccaactcctcctcctccaccgccaccacatcctcctcctccccctCTAGAACCAGAAGCAAAGTATGACGTTTTCATTAGTTTCAGAGGGATAGACACTCGCCACAACATTACCAGTCATCTCTATGCTGCTTTGTGTAGGAAAAAAATTGCAACTTTCATTGATAATAGGCTTAGGAGAGGAGATCAAATATCAGAGGCACTAATGAGGACGATTGAGGTATCAAAAGTCTCCATTGTTGTTTTCTCCAAAAACTATGCTTCTTCCAAGTGGTGCTTGGAAGAACTGGTCACGATGCTCGAGTCCAAGAGAAAGTACGGACAAATTGTTATCCCAGTCTTCTTCAATGTCGATCCATCACACGTAAGAAAACAGATAGGCACTTTTGCACAAGATCTAGCTTGCTATCAATCTCATCCCAATATACAAAAATGGAAGGATGCATTGACGGAAGCTACTAATTTATCTGGATGGGATTCAAATGTCATAAAGTATAAATAATCTTTCACCTTCTTCAATTCGTTCATgaaaactctatttatttacCTAACTTGACTTATGCtctgatttttttaattaaatttaaaattgttttgtaTGATTGCGGTTATAAATCTTCTTGGATTtatagtactctatttataaTCCAAGAATTAATGAGTTTATAGATTttattatttctattttcttggaTTTTTAGTTTAACTcacaataattataaaaaaattgagcttTAATGGATTGTTTGTATATGTggttcaaaagaaaatatagtTGATGGTatgcttttattattatttaagaaAGAAGATACATTTCTAATGGTATAAAACCATATCATTGTTACTGAAAGCTAGATAATAGAACATTAATTAAATCAAGTGCTATATATGAACATGGTTTGCAGGCCTGAGGCTACACTAGTTGAGGACATTGCTAGAGATATTTTGGAAAAACTATCCTACGCCTCTTCAAGTAATATTGAAGATGGCCGCTTGATTGGAATAAGGTCACGGATTAAGCAAGTTGAATCATCATTGAGCACTTGTTCTGGTGATGTTCGGGTCATAGGAATTTGGGGCATGGGAGGGATTGGAAAATCAACTCTTGCCAGAGCATTCTTCAACCATAATTTCAATCAGTTTGAAGGGCATTGCTTTCTTGCAAACGTCAGAGAAGAATCTCAAAAGCGCGGGTTAAACAATCTACGGGAGAAATTTCTTTCAGAAATTCTGAAGGACGCGATGAATCATGTAGATTTTGGCGCTCCTCATCTAGGACTAACTTCATTTACAAGGAATAGGCTTCGCCAAAAGAAGGTACTTGTTGTTCTTGACGATGTGAATGATTTGCATCATTTAGAGTTTTTAGCGGGAGGTTGCGATGACTGGTACTTCGGCCCAGGAAGTATTATTATCGTAACGAGTAGAGATAAACAAGTGCTTAAGAATGGAGTCCATATGATCTATCAAGTCCAACAACTTGACCATCATGAAGCCCTCTACCTTTTCGGCCAATATGCTTTCAAACAAAGGCATCCCATGAGTTATGACCATATTGGATTATGCGACAAGGTAATAAAATATGCTAATGGTAACCCTTTGGCCCTAAAAGTCTTGGGTTCCTTTCTATTTCAGAAGAGCAAGGAAGAGCAGGAAAGTGCACTGAAAAAGTTGGAGAGGACTCCTAACATGGATATTCAAAAGGTTTTGCAACTTAGCTATGATGGACTCGATTAtgaacaacaaaatatatttcttgACGTTGCATGTTTCTTTAAAGGGAGATTGCTAAATGAAGTTAAAACCATACTTGATGGTTGCGGTTTCTTTACTGAAATTGGAATCAGCGTTCTTGTTGACAAATCTCTTTTAGTTCTGCGGGATGAAAGACTAGAGATGCATGATATGTTGCAAGAAATGGGTCGAGAAATCGTTCGTAGGGAATCCATCCAACAGCCAGGGAAGCGTACTAGGTTATGGGATTCTCGAGACATTTCTCGTGTGTTGACAACAAATACGGTGAGGATCAAATTCATTAACCTCGCATTTATTGCTAAATTTTTAACGTTTTATAGATTGCTTTTCTATATTAACTTACGCTAAGTTTGGGAGGAGGCCGAATTCGCTATAGTTAGAGAGGGAACCTTCCGAACTACTACAAACCCTAGGCTCCTCCCAAGTTTAGCCTAAATGTTGCTTCCTAGCTAATTAATTACTTCTTTGTTTGTAGGGGACCGAGGCACTTGAAGGTATAATTATGTACACTTCTGAGACGACAACGTTAACCCTAGCTCCAACAATATTTAGCAGGATGCACAATCTTAGATTACTTGGAATTAAGAATTATCCTTTTTCAAATGGGTGCAAAGTCCTCCTTGCTCAAGGCCTTGAATTTCTTCCTCATGAGTTAAGGTATCTCGAATGGGATGCATATCCTTTGGCATCCTTGCCCTCAAATTTTCATGCAGAGAATCTAGTTGTGCTTAGACTGTGTCATAGCCATGTTGAACAACTTTGGAATGGAAGACAGGTATGCTAgctgttttatatttttcttttctaactATTGAGACTAATCATTAAACTCACCGTAGTTGAAGATCTTTTTTTTAGCTCACTATACTCCCATACAATAATATATTACACATGTTGGACTATTTTCAAACTTTCCAAACTAATAACTCAATATTTGAAATCGATCCAGTCCAATCACTTGGACAGATTTCTCATCATTCGGACAGTCAACATGTGGGTGTGAGacaaaaagtaaacaacaatTGTTTTTATTGCTGGTATGGCCCTTGGCATGTTAACTGTCTGGAAATGGCCAAAATCTGCCTGAGTGACTATGAATCAATTTCATATATTGAGTTAGTACGTAGTTTGGAATGATTGAACATTGCATGGCTGAGTTGGAAGATGACAAATCTTTCAATTACCAAACATTGCATTAACCTTGAGTTTGCCAATTGAAgataaaatgctagaaaaccaTTAATTTAGATTATGTTACAATTATAATTTTCTTTGTTGGCACATGCAGAATCTTGCCAACTTGAAACATATGGACCTCAGTTCCTCGACCAAACTGAGGAGAATTCCAGACCTGTCAATGGCAACAAATCTTGAAACTCTGCATCTTTATCGTTGTAAAGCTCTGATTGAGCTTCCCTCCTCTGTGGAGCACCTTCACAAGCTACTCCTTCTCAATCTTAGGGAGTGCGAAAGGCTTACAAATCTTCCCACAAACTTTTCTGCTTTGAAATCCCTTGAATATCTTGATCTCTTTGGCTGCTCCGGAATCAAACACTTGAATTTAGGTTGTACCGCAATATCAGTTGTTCCCTCTTCAATAGGATATCTTCCTTCACTTGATACATTGGAAATCTTAAATGATCATTACTTGGACAAACCTCCCTTGTCAATACCTGGTTGGACGTCAAAATTCGTCAGAAACCTTTGTTTATCTAGAGCAGCCATCGAAGAGTTACCAGAAAGTCTTGGCAGCTTATGCTCATTAGAATTTCTAGACCTAAAGGGGAACAACTTCCGACGCATACCTGAAACCATCAAACACCTTACTAAGCTTCGAGACCTTAACTTAACAGACTGCAGGAGGCTTGAATCTTTGCCTCAGCTTCCAATGAATATTGAGAATCTGTTTGCAGATAATTGTACGTCACTACAAGTGGTATCGACTCCATTAACTACAATCAGAGAGGCACAGTTAGTTGGTGATCAGCCTAAATTGTTCTCTCGGATGCAGTTCTCTTTTTGCAATTGCTTCAAACTGGATGGAAATTCGCGCAACAGCATCATCGCAGATGTAGAATTCAACGCTTCACATTTTCGATTCAGTAGTATAAATGACCAGGTATGACAAATTTATATTCACATATcgtgatatgtatgtatatcagtAGTAGCACATACAGAAAAATGATAATTACGATTTTGATTATGATCTTAATTGATGCAGATGCGGAATTGGGCCACCCATCATGTATGTTTCCCGGGAAGTGAAGTTCCATATTGTTTCAACTATAAAAGCAATGGATCGTCCATAACTGCCAAGCTTCCTCTGCCTCCGAGGAATGCTAAGTTGCTGTATTTAGCTCTATGTTGTGGTGTTGAATTCAAGGACGACTTTCCCAACGACTGGGGATTGATGCTTAATTACAATTGCCATGTAAGATACAAAAATGGCGACAACTTCAATCGCAAGGGATGCTTAGTACGATGGTTCAATTATGAAGGTGCCAAAATTTCCACTTCACACCATCTCTTTTTGAAGTACaaggaaattgaaattgaagcaGACCACAATGTTGATGAGATTACAATTGAATTCTTCATCTTTG of Tripterygium wilfordii isolate XIE 37 chromosome 13, ASM1340144v1, whole genome shotgun sequence contains these proteins:
- the LOC120012802 gene encoding disease resistance protein RPV1-like isoform X1 codes for the protein MGAWASSFLPTPPPPPPPHPPPPPLEPEAKYDVFISFRGIDTRHNITSHLYAALCRKKIATFIDNRLRRGDQISEALMRTIEVSKVSIVVFSKNYASSKWCLEELVTMLESKRKYGQIVIPVFFNVDPSHVRKQIGTFAQDLACYQSHPNIQKWKDALTEATNLSGWDSNVIKPEATLVEDIARDILEKLSYASSSNIEDGRLIGIRSRIKQVESSLSTCSGDVRVIGIWGMGGIGKSTLARAFFNHNFNQFEGHCFLANVREESQKRGLNNLREKFLSEILKDAMNHVDFGAPHLGLTSFTRNRLRQKKVLVVLDDVNDLHHLEFLAGGCDDWYFGPGSIIIVTSRDKQVLKNGVHMIYQVQQLDHHEALYLFGQYAFKQRHPMSYDHIGLCDKVIKYANGNPLALKVLGSFLFQKSKEEQESALKKLERTPNMDIQKVLQLSYDGLDYEQQNIFLDVACFFKGRLLNEVKTILDGCGFFTEIGISVLVDKSLLVLRDERLEMHDMLQEMGREIVRRESIQQPGKRTRLWDSRDISRVLTTNTGTEALEGIIMYTSETTTLTLAPTIFSRMHNLRLLGIKNYPFSNGCKVLLAQGLEFLPHELRYLEWDAYPLASLPSNFHAENLVVLRLCHSHVEQLWNGRQNLANLKHMDLSSSTKLRRIPDLSMATNLETLHLYRCKALIELPSSVEHLHKLLLLNLRECERLTNLPTNFSALKSLEYLDLFGCSGIKHLNLGCTAISVVPSSIGYLPSLDTLEILNDHYLDKPPLSIPGWTSKFVRNLCLSRAAIEELPESLGSLCSLEFLDLKGNNFRRIPETIKHLTKLRDLNLTDCRRLESLPQLPMNIENLFADNCTSLQVVSTPLTTIREAQLVGDQPKLFSRMQFSFCNCFKLDGNSRNSIIADVEFNASHFRFSSINDQMRNWATHHVCFPGSEVPYCFNYKSNGSSITAKLPLPPRNAKLLYLALCCGVEFKDDFPNDWGLMLNYNCHVRYKNGDNFNRKGCLVRWFNYEGAKISTSHHLFLKYKEIEIEADHNVDEITIEFFIFGRSEVEYHSKVKKCGIHLMYSTGTYADQLYLKHGVVDEDVTEAMVVEEAKNGGCFNGGKKRRGFSPDENKDELDAKRLKLMV
- the LOC120012802 gene encoding disease resistance-like protein DSC1 isoform X2: MLLPSGAWKNWSRCSSPRESTDKLLSQSSSMSIHHTPEATLVEDIARDILEKLSYASSSNIEDGRLIGIRSRIKQVESSLSTCSGDVRVIGIWGMGGIGKSTLARAFFNHNFNQFEGHCFLANVREESQKRGLNNLREKFLSEILKDAMNHVDFGAPHLGLTSFTRNRLRQKKVLVVLDDVNDLHHLEFLAGGCDDWYFGPGSIIIVTSRDKQVLKNGVHMIYQVQQLDHHEALYLFGQYAFKQRHPMSYDHIGLCDKVIKYANGNPLALKVLGSFLFQKSKEEQESALKKLERTPNMDIQKVLQLSYDGLDYEQQNIFLDVACFFKGRLLNEVKTILDGCGFFTEIGISVLVDKSLLVLRDERLEMHDMLQEMGREIVRRESIQQPGKRTRLWDSRDISRVLTTNTGTEALEGIIMYTSETTTLTLAPTIFSRMHNLRLLGIKNYPFSNGCKVLLAQGLEFLPHELRYLEWDAYPLASLPSNFHAENLVVLRLCHSHVEQLWNGRQNLANLKHMDLSSSTKLRRIPDLSMATNLETLHLYRCKALIELPSSVEHLHKLLLLNLRECERLTNLPTNFSALKSLEYLDLFGCSGIKHLNLGCTAISVVPSSIGYLPSLDTLEILNDHYLDKPPLSIPGWTSKFVRNLCLSRAAIEELPESLGSLCSLEFLDLKGNNFRRIPETIKHLTKLRDLNLTDCRRLESLPQLPMNIENLFADNCTSLQVVSTPLTTIREAQLVGDQPKLFSRMQFSFCNCFKLDGNSRNSIIADVEFNASHFRFSSINDQMRNWATHHVCFPGSEVPYCFNYKSNGSSITAKLPLPPRNAKLLYLALCCGVEFKDDFPNDWGLMLNYNCHVRYKNGDNFNRKGCLVRWFNYEGAKISTSHHLFLKYKEIEIEADHNVDEITIEFFIFGRSEVEYHSKVKKCGIHLMYSTGTYADQLYLKHGVVDEDVTEAMVVEEAKNGGCFNGGKKRRGFSPDENKDELDAKRLKLMV